In Pedobacter sp. SL55, the following proteins share a genomic window:
- a CDS encoding AsmA family protein, whose amino-acid sequence MKRWLKISLKIIGALMVLFVLFWAAAAYYISKNNKAILGKILNQVNTQINGKLSVSHMETTLLKGFPGISVSLKNVSLRDSLWSQHQKELLYAKDVGVSLNALSLLIGTVNIRKVAINNANIYLYTDSTGYTNTSMFRAKNEKKAAENDDNSSDLQIRIIDLNKVDLVIDNQKRFKLFSFYVDELKGKINYPFGRWDGSFKLKTQIRSFAFNTRKGSFLKNKTIQGHMTAHYDNEAEVIIIDQKPIKIGDDTFSIGANINIAQNQSAFSIAIKANQILYNNVAQLLAPNISEKLFKFGIEKPIDVTASIIDNDEKTSTDPLINVKMTVQNNNISIPSGELTNCSFTGYFSNQDTTSKPIGDANSIIRFYGLKANYYNAPIKIDTFTVANLEKPFAQGLVTSKFDLQKLNSSFNDETFRFGKGTADLRLFCKADIDNFLFTKPVVYGKVTVKNADITYLPRNLKLTNSSLDLHFNQKDLNITNSRLQLGKSIFNMNCTIANFLNFYYTDPQKIEAKVNLSSPNLNLSEFIPFLSPRQAKRKTSSSKNAIREASEQLSAALEASKVHLQLNVKHAVYDKFVAKNLDANVSLVGNGIYFNKIKVQHAGGYVNFSGKVEQMGAINKMQVNANIAKVSVAEFFYAFQNFGQQSVTSKNLKGFLSAKVNASGNITSKGNMVPKSMFGSVNFTLDKAALVGFEPLEKIGKFVFRSRNLSNVQLEQLNGLLTLRGEKVDISPMKVNSTALNFDVKGVYGFNSGTNIALDIPLRDPKKSADIIDKEERELARMKGIVLHLKAVDEDGEIKIRWNKKKDRL is encoded by the coding sequence ATGAAGCGTTGGCTCAAAATATCTTTGAAAATTATTGGTGCATTAATGGTATTGTTTGTCTTATTTTGGGCGGCAGCAGCTTACTACATCAGCAAAAACAACAAAGCCATTTTGGGCAAAATACTTAATCAGGTAAATACCCAAATAAATGGAAAACTAAGCGTTTCGCACATGGAAACCACTTTATTAAAAGGCTTCCCTGGCATCTCGGTTTCTTTAAAAAATGTGTCGTTAAGAGATAGCTTGTGGAGCCAACACCAAAAGGAATTATTGTATGCAAAAGATGTCGGTGTTTCTTTAAATGCACTTTCCTTACTTATTGGCACCGTCAATATTCGTAAAGTAGCCATCAACAACGCCAATATTTACCTATACACCGACTCTACAGGTTACACCAACACCAGTATGTTTCGTGCAAAAAACGAGAAGAAGGCTGCCGAAAACGATGACAACTCAAGCGACTTACAGATAAGGATTATCGACCTAAACAAAGTTGATTTAGTAATTGACAATCAAAAGCGCTTTAAACTTTTCAGCTTTTATGTAGATGAATTAAAAGGAAAAATCAATTATCCATTTGGTAGATGGGATGGCAGTTTTAAGCTTAAAACGCAAATTAGAAGTTTTGCTTTCAACACCAGAAAAGGCAGTTTTTTGAAAAACAAAACCATTCAGGGCCACATGACAGCCCATTATGATAATGAAGCTGAAGTGATCATCATAGATCAAAAACCAATTAAAATAGGCGACGATACTTTCAGCATTGGCGCCAATATCAATATAGCCCAAAACCAATCTGCTTTTTCTATCGCCATCAAAGCCAATCAAATTTTGTACAACAACGTTGCGCAATTATTGGCGCCAAACATCTCAGAAAAGCTTTTCAAATTTGGTATAGAAAAACCCATAGATGTTACTGCAAGTATTATTGATAACGACGAAAAAACCAGTACCGACCCACTCATTAACGTGAAGATGACAGTACAAAACAACAACATATCCATCCCCTCTGGAGAATTAACAAACTGTTCTTTTACCGGTTATTTCTCTAATCAAGATACCACCAGCAAACCCATTGGCGATGCCAACTCTATCATCAGATTTTATGGACTGAAAGCCAACTACTATAATGCACCTATAAAAATCGACACATTTACAGTAGCTAACCTAGAAAAACCTTTTGCTCAGGGCTTGGTAACTTCCAAATTCGATTTGCAAAAACTGAACAGCTCGTTTAACGACGAAACGTTCAGATTTGGAAAGGGCACAGCCGATTTGCGGTTATTTTGCAAGGCAGATATTGATAATTTTCTATTTACCAAACCCGTAGTTTACGGAAAAGTAACTGTTAAAAATGCTGATATCACTTATCTTCCTCGTAACCTCAAACTAACAAACAGTTCATTAGATCTGCATTTTAACCAAAAAGATCTAAACATTACCAATAGCAGGCTTCAATTAGGAAAGAGCATATTTAACATGAATTGCACCATAGCAAACTTCTTAAACTTCTATTATACCGATCCGCAAAAAATAGAGGCGAAAGTAAACTTAAGCAGCCCAAACCTAAACCTAAGCGAGTTTATACCATTTTTAAGCCCAAGGCAGGCAAAGCGCAAAACAAGCTCAAGTAAAAACGCAATTAGAGAAGCCTCTGAACAATTGAGTGCTGCGTTAGAAGCCTCGAAAGTTCATTTGCAACTGAATGTTAAACATGCTGTTTATGATAAGTTCGTGGCTAAAAATCTGGATGCAAATGTTTCTTTAGTTGGCAATGGCATTTACTTTAACAAAATTAAAGTGCAACACGCTGGTGGCTATGTTAATTTTAGCGGCAAGGTAGAGCAAATGGGTGCTATCAACAAAATGCAGGTAAATGCAAATATTGCAAAGGTTAGTGTGGCAGAATTTTTCTACGCCTTTCAAAATTTCGGGCAGCAATCTGTTACTAGCAAAAACCTAAAAGGATTTCTTTCGGCAAAGGTAAATGCCTCTGGCAATATCACATCCAAAGGCAATATGGTGCCAAAATCCATGTTTGGCAGCGTTAATTTTACGCTAGACAAAGCTGCTCTAGTTGGTTTTGAGCCTTTAGAGAAAATAGGAAAGTTCGTTTTCAGAAGTCGGAATTTATCTAATGTACAATTAGAGCAGCTCAACGGCTTGCTCACTCTACGCGGCGAAAAAGTAGATATTAGTCCAATGAAGGTAAATTCTACGGCACTTAACTTCGATGTAAAAGGCGTTTATGGTTTCAATAGTGGCACCAATATCGCGTTGGATATTCCTTTGAGAGATCCTAAAAAAAGTGCTGATATTATAGACAAAGAAGAGCGGGAATTGGCTAGGATGAAAGGCATTGTTCTACACCTAAAGGCGGTTGATGAAGATGGCGAAATTAAAATTAGATGGAATAAAAAGAAAGACAGGTTATAA
- the aqpZ gene encoding aquaporin Z — protein sequence MMKKYLAEFIGTFWLVLGGCGSAVLAAGFPGVGIGLLGVSLAFGLTVLTIAYSFGHISGAHLNPAVTFGLWAGGRISAKDIAPYVISQVAGATLAATVLYFIVTGNGSQIGDFAANGFAEHSPGKYSMGAAILTEFVMTLMFLLVILGATSEKAPKGFAGIAIGLALTLIHLISIPVTNTSVNPARSISQALFVGDWALAQLWLFVVVPIVGAILAGFIYRYFNSEEKNV from the coding sequence ATCATGAAAAAGTATTTAGCAGAATTTATTGGAACATTTTGGCTCGTTTTGGGCGGCTGTGGCAGTGCCGTGTTGGCTGCTGGTTTTCCGGGGGTTGGCATTGGTTTATTAGGTGTTTCTCTAGCATTTGGTTTAACGGTTTTAACCATTGCCTATTCTTTTGGGCATATTTCTGGAGCGCACCTTAATCCGGCGGTAACCTTTGGTTTGTGGGCCGGCGGCAGAATAAGTGCAAAAGATATTGCTCCTTATGTGATTTCGCAAGTAGCGGGCGCCACTTTGGCGGCAACCGTACTTTATTTTATTGTAACGGGCAACGGTAGCCAAATTGGAGACTTTGCGGCAAACGGTTTTGCAGAACACTCGCCCGGTAAATACAGCATGGGAGCAGCCATACTTACAGAGTTTGTAATGACTTTAATGTTTTTGCTGGTAATTTTGGGTGCAACTAGCGAAAAAGCACCCAAGGGTTTTGCCGGAATAGCCATTGGTTTGGCCTTAACCTTAATTCATTTAATTAGTATTCCGGTAACTAACACTTCGGTAAATCCGGCTAGAAGTATTAGTCAGGCATTGTTTGTTGGCGATTGGGCTTTAGCACAACTTTGGTTGTTTGTTGTTGTGCCTATAGTGGGTGCTATTTTGGCGGGTTTTATTTACAGGTATTTCAATTCGGAAGAAAAGAATGTTTAA
- a CDS encoding transglycosylase domain-containing protein gives MFLWPGRSYVRKGFEAYFTLLIELLWSKERILEVYLNVIEMGDGIYGAEAASQYYYGHSCRKMKRAEAALIAACFPNPLRWNPNKATRYIKHRQYLIMRNMKRLGPLDF, from the coding sequence GTGTTTTTATGGCCCGGCCGTTCTTACGTTAGAAAGGGTTTTGAAGCTTATTTTACTTTGTTAATAGAACTATTGTGGAGCAAAGAACGCATTTTGGAAGTTTACCTAAATGTAATTGAGATGGGGGATGGCATTTATGGAGCAGAAGCTGCTTCGCAATATTATTACGGCCATTCTTGTAGAAAAATGAAAAGAGCTGAAGCTGCGTTAATTGCGGCTTGCTTTCCTAATCCGCTACGGTGGAACCCCAATAAAGCCACACGCTACATTAAACATAGGCAATACCTTATTATGCGAAATATGAAAAGGTTGGGGCCGCTGGATTTTTAG
- a CDS encoding transglycosylase domain-containing protein: MARQSTKLKTKKSLFKRIAIAVGKVLLWFFIFSLIWVLAYRFINPPITFLMVQRNWERKADGKPAKIKKEWVKFEEISDNMKRAAVSAEDQLFLKHMGFDIKAIEKAYESNLKKRRKR, from the coding sequence ATGGCCCGTCAATCAACCAAATTAAAAACGAAAAAGTCTTTATTTAAACGCATTGCTATAGCTGTGGGCAAAGTGCTCTTGTGGTTTTTTATTTTCTCTTTAATTTGGGTGTTGGCGTATCGGTTCATTAATCCGCCAATTACCTTTTTAATGGTGCAGCGTAACTGGGAACGTAAAGCCGATGGCAAACCGGCAAAAATTAAAAAGGAGTGGGTTAAGTTCGAGGAAATTTCTGACAACATGAAGCGGGCGGCGGTATCGGCAGAAGACCAGCTTTTTCTTAAACACATGGGTTTTGATATCAAAGCCATTGAGAAAGCTTATGAGAGTAATCTTAAAAAAAGAAGAAAAAGGTAA
- the nth gene encoding endonuclease III: protein MLKKERYQHFVAHFSAKQPHAETELHYNNPYQLLVAVILSAQCTDKRINQVTPALFERFPNAKALAETTPDIVFDYIRSVSYPNNKAKHLVGMANMLLNNFNNEVPSDVNLLQKMPGVGRKTANVIASVVYDAPAMAVDTHVFRVANRLGLTKGKTPLAVEKDLVKNLPEHTIAVAHHWLILHGRYICVARSPKCEKCELTYFCQYYEKQQKAKNVSKT from the coding sequence ATGCTAAAAAAAGAACGTTACCAGCATTTTGTAGCACATTTCTCTGCAAAGCAGCCTCATGCCGAAACAGAACTGCACTATAACAATCCGTACCAATTATTGGTTGCCGTAATTCTGTCTGCACAATGTACCGATAAGCGCATTAACCAAGTAACGCCAGCACTTTTTGAACGTTTCCCTAATGCAAAAGCCTTGGCAGAAACCACACCAGATATTGTGTTCGACTACATTAGAAGCGTAAGTTACCCTAACAACAAGGCCAAACATTTGGTGGGTATGGCCAATATGTTACTCAACAATTTTAATAACGAAGTACCATCTGATGTAAATTTGCTGCAAAAAATGCCCGGTGTAGGCCGCAAAACGGCTAATGTAATTGCCTCGGTAGTTTATGATGCTCCCGCAATGGCAGTAGATACACACGTATTTAGAGTTGCCAACCGTTTAGGACTAACCAAAGGAAAAACTCCGCTGGCAGTTGAAAAAGATTTGGTTAAAAACTTACCAGAGCACACTATTGCCGTTGCGCACCATTGGTTAATTTTACATGGTAGATATATCTGTGTGGCTCGCAGTCCAAAATGCGAAAAATGTGAACTAACTTATTTTTGCCAATATTATGAAAAGCAGCAAAAAGCTAAAAACGTGAGCAAAACTTAA
- a CDS encoding START domain-containing protein, whose protein sequence is MYKKYLLCLMLFFLYKASYGQADWTLKSAKSGLNIYTKTVSSSGLKGIRVKCTLPAKLSQIVALIMDVNTGEEWVYGTKSSFLLKKVSPSELYYYSEVDIPWPISNRDFIAHLTVSQDPQTKVVTINGPTEANYLPVKPSIVRVSHSVGKWVLTPTKNNLVQIDYTLEVDPGGTIPVWLVNLFATSGPAETFKKMKEQVKKAQYVNANLSFIDNG, encoded by the coding sequence ATGTATAAAAAGTATCTGTTGTGTTTGATGCTTTTCTTTCTTTATAAAGCATCGTATGGCCAGGCCGATTGGACTTTGAAAAGCGCCAAGAGCGGATTGAACATTTACACAAAAACGGTTTCTTCTTCTGGCTTAAAGGGCATCAGGGTAAAGTGCACGTTGCCAGCAAAGCTTTCTCAAATAGTAGCTTTAATTATGGATGTTAATACTGGAGAGGAGTGGGTTTACGGTACAAAATCAAGTTTCTTGCTAAAAAAAGTTTCTCCCTCAGAGCTGTATTATTATTCGGAAGTTGATATTCCGTGGCCAATAAGCAATAGAGATTTTATTGCTCATTTAACAGTAAGCCAAGACCCACAAACTAAAGTAGTTACCATTAATGGGCCTACAGAGGCCAATTATTTACCCGTTAAACCTTCTATAGTTAGGGTAAGCCATTCTGTTGGTAAATGGGTTTTAACGCCAACTAAAAATAATTTGGTGCAAATAGACTATACTTTAGAGGTAGATCCAGGAGGAACTATTCCGGTTTGGTTGGTAAACCTTTTTGCTACTAGTGGCCCAGCAGAAACTTTCAAGAAAATGAAAGAACAGGTTAAAAAAGCGCAATATGTAAATGCTAATTTGAGTTTTATTGACAATGGATAA
- the tsaD gene encoding tRNA (adenosine(37)-N6)-threonylcarbamoyltransferase complex transferase subunit TsaD, whose product MPIILAIESSCDETSVAICDNGKITANVIANQTIHENYGGVIPELASRVHQQNIVPAVQQALAIAGVDKKQLDGVAFTQGPGLLGSLLVGVSFAKSFALGLGLPLISINHMQAHILAHFIDEPKPTFPFLCLTVSGGHTQIVLVKDYFEMEIVGETLDDAAGEAFDKTAKILNLPYPGGPLIDKYAKEGNPTAYQFPEPQIQGLNYSFSGFKTAILYFVRDRQQENPNFIAENLADVCASVQHSIVNILLNKLKKAAKQYNCNQIAIAGGVSANSGLRNTLLGLQDSLGWQVFIPKFEYCTDNAAMIAIAGYQKFLQNDFVGQEVAPMARMNF is encoded by the coding sequence GTGCCCATTATACTAGCTATAGAATCTTCTTGCGACGAAACTTCGGTTGCCATTTGTGATAACGGCAAAATTACTGCCAATGTTATTGCAAACCAAACAATTCATGAAAATTATGGAGGTGTAATTCCTGAGCTTGCTTCAAGAGTGCACCAACAGAACATTGTACCCGCTGTACAACAGGCCTTAGCAATAGCAGGAGTGGATAAAAAGCAGCTAGATGGTGTTGCTTTTACGCAAGGCCCAGGCTTATTGGGTTCGCTATTGGTGGGTGTTTCTTTTGCTAAATCTTTCGCTTTGGGCTTGGGTTTACCATTAATTTCGATAAATCACATGCAGGCGCATATTTTAGCTCACTTTATCGACGAGCCAAAGCCAACTTTTCCATTCTTGTGTTTAACCGTTTCTGGCGGCCATACTCAAATTGTGTTGGTTAAAGATTATTTTGAGATGGAAATTGTTGGCGAAACTTTAGATGATGCAGCTGGAGAAGCCTTTGATAAGACAGCAAAAATCTTGAACTTGCCTTATCCTGGAGGGCCGCTAATTGATAAATATGCTAAAGAGGGTAACCCTACAGCATATCAGTTTCCCGAACCGCAGATACAAGGCTTAAATTATAGTTTTAGTGGCTTTAAGACAGCTATTTTGTACTTTGTAAGAGATCGGCAGCAAGAAAATCCAAATTTTATAGCAGAAAACTTGGCCGATGTTTGCGCATCAGTACAACATAGTATTGTAAATATCTTACTTAATAAGCTAAAGAAAGCGGCGAAGCAGTATAATTGTAATCAAATAGCTATTGCAGGAGGCGTTTCTGCAAATTCGGGTTTGCGCAATACGTTGTTGGGCTTACAGGACAGTTTGGGCTGGCAAGTGTTTATCCCGAAATTTGAATATTGTACCGATAATGCTGCTATGATTGCCATAGCGGGTTATCAGAAGTTTTTACAAAATGATTTTGTTGGTCAAGAGGTTGCGCCTATGGCCAGAATGAATTTCTAA
- a CDS encoding translocation/assembly module TamB domain-containing protein, giving the protein MIAGVVFSLQFKSVQTCVAKKAANYLSKELNTTVKVGGLYVRPFKSVVLEELLVLDLQNDTLAHFPKFLVDVNQFSLKKRILDINTVQLNNGTFFLKTQKDGNTNLDFIIDYFDSGKPKKASKKKKFQISFDRVIVNNLHFKYKNLKYNKKVNGVNFEDIEATQMNGIFEGLDTKNHLLQTNIKNLTLREKSGFYLKNLSALTTVDSNAIELKKLLLVTNKTRLTDYYQMKFKSFSDFNDYENKVRMKASFKNSHIASSDVAFFAPALKKIKLDIDIDGQITGLVNDLRAKKLSLKAGKATYVKGDFSMKGLPNWDETFMDMRIELAGTNKKDLDEILTDLTGKRVKSIPEIVNKFGNINFNGRFTGFQNDFIAYGEFKTKLGRLKSDVNMKIDGKGIPSYTGNVKTFDFDIGNLINEKLLGRLSSELYIKGRGTEIKDLKEELKGQISYLDFKGYRYRNIDINGTFEKKFFDGNLKINDKNVQLDFDGGVNLNPKLPVFNFKANIRNARLKTLKLYKDSLKVDAIFSTNFSGTNLDNLQGRLLLQEIKINNLRGIYQVDSVFINAKGTGMERSLNINSDILEAGIKGQYDLGSIVSYFKTIGKTYVPSLKTEIYKFNTQVFDFRLKIKNFEPIAELISPGLEIDKESLLVGAFDSRNNTATLGGVIKRLKFKGIVANNVIIDESTSPQQLTAIISSDRVDLNDSLYIKNVNISNILRNDSLALNVKLSNADDANQLDLNGLVEFLPDTSKISILPSNLKINYQDWTIEEKVQIGFNKGKTKIENFSLSNGKQELKINGIISEDPTDVVTLALANFNLKTVNPFLKSSGINLAGLANGKTKVFGALKSPLISDSLRIDSLGFNDTYIGSLTDTSSFNSTSKIVTVYTKIVAADRETFNITGNLNAAEKQIDLNVKLDDSELALLTPFVRKLVSNLKGKVSADLTVKGAFNEPLINGDIELNQAQVTVNYLKTTYIIDDEVTVNNSAIQLNNLVLKDLEGHTGTANGSVDLKNLDNPNIQVELEAKGLMALNTTSKDNAIYFGKAYGTGKFSFRGPTNDMFIDIDAKTEKGTVFSLPLNSSETINDKDFITFVSKDTTKVVKKVSSFEGLSMKFKLSVDPNTTVNIFTVLGKLSGTGNAELELNISKVGDFEMKGDYIIESGVFDFTAREVINKRFDIRQGGTIRWTGNPVNAQINLKAIYTLRAALADLYQAANRDASSNATQTAQTEVEMGLTGLLMKPDIKLDIFFPANPAIKEELQSYFNDGNNMNTQALSLIIQRRFAPGSGAENLSQQLGSVGTGTATDLIFNQLNNVLSSLNLNFVDINIRSFNEASLSAKFFNDRIIVNAGITDISKSFIDNAIGFRNEIGREVEILGLIKKDGSLVGKVANKPPTIQSIFANPGINPYQNITSLGLIYNQQFDTFTELLQKISGKYRKEQKKKEAEKEKQRINKEAIINESKKNQRK; this is encoded by the coding sequence TTGATTGCCGGTGTAGTTTTTTCCCTACAATTTAAGTCTGTACAAACCTGCGTAGCTAAAAAAGCAGCCAATTATCTTTCTAAAGAGCTAAATACAACGGTTAAGGTTGGTGGCCTTTACGTGAGGCCTTTTAAATCTGTTGTTTTAGAAGAATTGCTGGTTTTAGATTTGCAGAACGATACTTTGGCACACTTTCCCAAATTTTTGGTGGATGTTAATCAGTTTTCGTTGAAAAAACGAATTTTGGATATCAATACTGTACAATTAAACAACGGCACTTTCTTCTTAAAAACGCAGAAAGATGGCAACACCAATCTAGATTTCATTATTGATTATTTTGATAGTGGAAAACCTAAAAAGGCATCAAAGAAGAAAAAATTCCAGATTTCATTTGATCGGGTTATTGTAAACAACCTTCACTTTAAATACAAAAACCTTAAATACAATAAAAAAGTTAATGGTGTAAACTTCGAAGATATTGAAGCAACACAAATGAATGGCATTTTTGAAGGTTTGGACACCAAAAATCATTTGCTACAAACCAACATCAAAAACCTTACTTTAAGAGAAAAAAGTGGCTTCTATCTTAAAAATTTAAGTGCCCTAACCACGGTAGATAGCAATGCCATAGAGCTTAAAAAATTATTGCTGGTTACCAATAAAACCCGCCTTACCGATTATTATCAAATGAAGTTTAAAAGCTTTAGCGACTTTAATGATTATGAGAACAAGGTTAGGATGAAGGCCAGTTTCAAAAATAGTCATATCGCCTCTAGCGACGTTGCATTTTTTGCGCCTGCATTAAAGAAAATTAAATTAGATATTGATATTGATGGACAAATTACTGGGTTGGTAAATGATTTAAGGGCAAAAAAACTTTCTCTTAAAGCGGGCAAGGCAACCTATGTTAAAGGCGATTTTTCTATGAAAGGACTTCCCAACTGGGACGAAACCTTTATGGATATGAGAATTGAACTAGCCGGAACCAACAAAAAAGATTTAGACGAAATTTTAACTGACCTCACGGGCAAGCGTGTAAAATCTATCCCAGAAATTGTAAACAAGTTTGGCAATATCAATTTTAACGGTCGCTTTACCGGGTTCCAAAATGATTTTATCGCCTATGGCGAATTTAAAACCAAATTGGGCCGTTTAAAGTCTGATGTAAACATGAAAATCGATGGAAAAGGCATCCCTTCTTACACCGGAAATGTAAAGACTTTTGATTTCGATATTGGCAACTTAATTAACGAAAAACTTTTAGGCCGACTAAGCTCGGAGCTCTATATTAAAGGCCGTGGCACCGAGATTAAAGACTTAAAAGAAGAACTGAAAGGCCAAATTAGCTATTTAGATTTTAAAGGATATCGTTACCGCAATATTGATATAAATGGTACTTTTGAAAAGAAATTCTTTGACGGGAACCTAAAAATCAACGATAAAAACGTTCAGTTAGATTTTGATGGCGGCGTAAATTTAAACCCAAAATTACCCGTATTCAATTTTAAAGCTAATATTAGAAATGCCCGCTTAAAAACACTAAAACTTTATAAAGATTCTTTAAAAGTAGACGCCATTTTTAGCACCAATTTTTCTGGAACCAACTTAGATAACCTACAGGGAAGATTATTGCTGCAAGAAATCAAGATTAATAACCTAAGGGGAATTTATCAGGTAGACTCGGTGTTCATTAATGCTAAAGGCACAGGTATGGAGCGAAGCCTAAACATTAACTCGGATATTCTTGAAGCAGGAATTAAAGGACAATACGATTTAGGCAGCATTGTTTCTTATTTTAAAACCATAGGCAAAACCTACGTACCATCTTTAAAAACCGAAATTTATAAGTTTAACACCCAAGTATTTGATTTTAGGTTAAAAATAAAAAACTTCGAACCTATTGCCGAGCTCATCTCTCCGGGATTAGAAATCGATAAAGAATCATTGCTTGTTGGTGCTTTCGACTCTAGAAATAACACGGCTACTTTGGGCGGAGTAATTAAACGGCTAAAATTTAAGGGCATTGTGGCTAACAATGTAATTATAGATGAGAGCACTTCTCCGCAACAACTTACGGCAATTATCTCGTCAGACAGGGTAGATTTGAATGATAGCTTGTACATCAAAAATGTCAATATCTCCAATATCCTACGTAACGATAGCTTGGCACTAAACGTTAAGTTATCTAACGCCGATGATGCCAACCAACTTGATTTAAACGGATTGGTAGAATTTTTACCAGACACCTCAAAAATCAGCATTTTGCCCTCTAACCTAAAAATTAACTACCAAGATTGGACAATAGAAGAGAAAGTGCAGATTGGGTTTAACAAGGGAAAAACTAAAATAGAAAACTTTTCTCTTAGCAATGGCAAACAAGAACTAAAAATCAACGGCATCATATCTGAAGACCCAACTGACGTGGTAACTTTAGCTTTAGCAAATTTTAACCTTAAAACTGTAAATCCATTCTTAAAATCTAGTGGAATTAATTTAGCAGGTTTAGCTAACGGGAAAACAAAGGTTTTTGGGGCATTAAAATCGCCTTTAATTTCTGATAGCTTAAGAATTGACTCGCTTGGCTTTAACGACACCTACATTGGCAGTTTAACAGATACCTCGTCTTTTAATAGCACCAGTAAAATAGTTACCGTATACACCAAAATTGTAGCTGCCGATAGAGAAACATTTAACATTACCGGAAATTTAAACGCAGCAGAAAAGCAGATAGACCTAAATGTAAAATTAGATGATAGCGAACTTGCATTGCTAACTCCATTTGTACGCAAATTGGTATCTAACTTAAAAGGAAAAGTATCAGCAGATTTAACGGTTAAGGGAGCTTTTAATGAACCTCTAATTAATGGCGATATTGAACTAAACCAAGCCCAAGTAACCGTAAACTATCTAAAAACAACCTACATTATTGATGATGAGGTTACTGTTAACAACAGTGCCATACAACTGAATAATTTAGTACTTAAAGATCTTGAGGGACATACCGGAACTGCCAACGGAAGTGTGGACCTTAAAAACCTTGATAATCCGAACATCCAAGTTGAGCTTGAAGCTAAAGGATTAATGGCACTAAATACCACTTCTAAAGACAATGCCATTTATTTCGGTAAGGCCTACGGTACAGGCAAGTTTTCGTTTAGAGGACCTACCAATGATATGTTTATTGACATTGATGCTAAAACCGAAAAAGGTACTGTTTTTAGCTTGCCTTTAAACAGCTCAGAAACTATAAACGATAAAGATTTCATCACTTTTGTAAGTAAAGACACCACCAAGGTAGTTAAAAAAGTATCTAGCTTTGAAGGGCTGAGTATGAAATTTAAGCTGAGTGTAGACCCCAATACCACGGTTAATATTTTTACCGTTTTAGGCAAGCTTAGTGGCACAGGAAATGCAGAGCTAGAATTAAACATCTCTAAAGTTGGCGATTTTGAGATGAAAGGCGATTATATTATTGAAAGTGGCGTGTTTGATTTTACAGCCAGAGAGGTAATTAACAAGCGTTTTGATATTAGACAAGGCGGAACCATTAGGTGGACGGGAAACCCAGTAAACGCACAAATTAACCTTAAAGCCATTTACACCTTGCGTGCTGCTCTTGCAGATTTATACCAAGCTGCCAACCGTGATGCAAGTAGTAATGCCACACAAACTGCCCAAACCGAAGTAGAGATGGGGCTAACTGGGCTTTTAATGAAGCCAGACATTAAGCTAGACATCTTTTTCCCTGCCAACCCAGCCATTAAAGAAGAGTTACAATCTTATTTTAATGATGGAAATAACATGAATACCCAAGCTTTGAGCTTAATTATTCAGCGTAGGTTTGCTCCTGGTTCTGGTGCAGAAAACCTAAGCCAACAATTGGGTTCGGTAGGTACAGGTACCGCCACAGATTTAATTTTTAACCAGCTTAACAATGTACTTTCTAGCTTAAACCTCAACTTTGTAGACATCAATATCCGCTCTTTTAACGAAGCGAGTTTATCTGCTAAGTTTTTTAATGATAGGATTATTGTAAATGCGGGTATTACAGATATCAGCAAAAGTTTTATTGACAATGCCATTGGTTTTAGAAACGAAATTGGCCGTGAGGTAGAGATTTTAGGCTTAATAAAGAAAGATGGCAGCTTGGTAGGAAAAGTAGCCAATAAACCACCTACCATTCAAAGCATCTTTGCCAACCCAGGTATCAATCCATATCAAAATATTACGTCGTTAGGTCTAATTTACAACCAACAGTTTGATACTTTTACCGAGCTGCTTCAAAAAATATCGGGCAAGTACCGTAAAGAGCAAAAGAAAAAAGAGGCCGAAAAAGAAAAGCAGCGCATTAACAAAGAGGCGATCATTAACGAAAGCAAAAAGAACCAGAGAAAATGA